The Fictibacillus phosphorivorans genomic sequence CAAACAACCTTATTCGGTAAGTAAACATCAACAAATTCTTTCTTTGAAAACTGGTTCTCTACATAATGATGCATTGCAAGTTGAATTGTACTATCAGCATCGTTACCTTCCAGCACATAGCAATTCAATGGAGTAAGAACTGAAGATTTAAACTCATTTCCCTTTAAATAACGTAATTCATAAGCATAACCGAATGTGTTAGTTTTTAGCATCAATTTTTGGTTGTGTACTTTTTCCCACGTTGAAAAATCGGTATCAATACGGTCTATGTGTTCCTTATTACCTTGTTTATCTATGTAATTAACGGGATTACTCAGAGAATAAGCTAGTTCATCATGTAGAAACTTCTTAAACCAGTTCACTACAATCTTAGTATTAGCTCGATTTTTAGAGAAAGTGTAATTAGATAAGATGTCGTGTTTACCATCATAATAACGTTGATACTTTTCTTTCTCTTTTTGCTGTAATCTAAATGCTTCAAAACACTTGTTTAATAAATCTTGTGTAGTTTCCATTAATTCACCCCTTCCTTATAAGCCTAAAGCTGATCTGCTGAAAAGTTTAATTGGTTGAAATACATTAATATCATCAATATTTGCATCAAACATTTCTACAGAGTCAATCGCATCATCATGTCCAATCTTAGACCCTTGATAATCAAGAATTTGTGATGTAAATTCTTCATCTTCTTCACAAAAAATGATAAAGCCATTGTTGACTTTACCAGCGATTGAACGTATTCGATTTTCCTTGTTGCTATATTGTCTTTTTTCAGATACATCAATGTTACGTTTCCTTAGTTTTGGATCGACTTCAATCAATTTCTTTAATTCTGCTTCAAATCTACCCTGGAAAGTGTTCTTTTCAATTAGAACATGAGTAACATCTTCATAATCCCTCAGTAAACTTAAAACCTCAGTAATAGAATCATCAAATTCTTTCTTATAGATAAGTCCTTTTCTGACATACCTATGACCAGTGTTAGTCTTAGAACCTAAACATACTGCTGAATAGTCATTTCTATCACCGATTTCAACAGCACAATCAACTGTAATCATCGTTTTTTCAAACTCTAATTCTTCCACTTCCTTACGCTTCATCTTTTTGATGTTAAAGAAACACTTGCTACCTGTTAACAAAGTAGCATCATTCATCATTTCCTGTTTGAATGAAACTGGATCACTAAAATATTTAATTGCCATTTCTAAAGGATGCCATTTATCTTCCCATAGTACAGGAAACTTCATCTTTCCCTCGTTTTCATCGTAATAAATCTTAGAATCCGCTTCAGCATAAGTATTCTTATTGTCATAATATATTTCTTTGAACCTTTTCCAATATTCATTAGAAAACATTTCATCAATATCATCAACTAAGACAGCTCTACCAATAATTGATTTGTATTGTGGATCTTTGAGTAAAGAAGAAATAAAGCAATCAGAAGCCAACACAGTGCCACTGATAATAAACTTAGTTCCTGCTTTAATCTTCTTACCATCACGATATACAGGTTCATCACCAGCAAACAAGATGTCTTTACGATATACTTCCATCTTCTTTTTCTTAGCTTCATCTGTAAGAACATCTGTTAAACCTTGAGTGTCATCCAAATATACATGCGTTGGACGTTTTCCCATGTGCTTTTTACCACGAATAGAAGAAGTAGATGATAAGGCGAGTATTTTTACATTATTAGTAAAGTGTATCTCGTTTTTATTTACAGTGAATCGCTTAGAATCAATCAATTTACCAAATGAATGTTGAATAAATGGATTCTCTTCAAATTGTTTTCTAACATCAAAGATAAACTCTTGAGCATCTGCTTCAGTCTTACCTATAATGACTTGAAAAAAAGCACCGTAACATACCTGGTGAACTGAAGTTGCGAATGTAGAAATGGTTGTCTTGGCAAACCCTCTTGGGAGACAGAGAATCATCTTATCTACTGTATCTTTAATTACACATTCAGATAATAACTTCCAACATTCAAGATGAGTTGGTGAGAGTTTACGTGCAAGGTTATTTGGTTTAGGAATGAATGTATCCTGTAGATAGTAAGTACAAAAGAAGGATAAATCCTTACGTCCTAATTCAGATGCAAGTGAGTTAGATCCAAATAAGTAATCGTGTTTATCTTGCTGCGATTTATGTTGATTGTGTTCAATGAGTTGCAATGCTTTTTCTTTACCGAACATCCTAGATAGATAGTTTGCCAGGAGCCGGAGATTTTCTTTAGTATGAATTAATTCAGTTGATATGAGTTACACTCCTAACCTTGAAAGGTATAAAAATTTTATAAAAAATTCTCTCTATAATTGTGATTGGCTCTGACCCTGCTAGGATTAGAACCTACCCTACCACAAATAAAAAAGACCATCATAATAGATAGTCTTTAGAGTACAAAATTATTTAGATCCTCTTCTATTTCTTCTTCAGTAATACCAATGTATCTAAATGTTACTTCTGGCTTCGTATGATTTAATATATACTGCAACTTTGCTACATCTTTGGTTTGTTTATAGAACCAGTATCCAAATGTTTTACGCATTGTATGTGTGCCGATACCTTCAGTAATATCCACCATCTCAGCAGCCTTATTTAACTGTCTGTATGCTTGTGTTGAAGTGATAGGCTTATCACCTTTACGACTAGGAAACAACCAAACGGAATTAACAGTATCAATGTAGTTTTGTACTTCATCATAGATGTTGGATAGTTGGATAGTTCTTATCTTATCAGTCTTTCCTTCTTGAATAACTAACTTCTTCTTTCTTTTTAGATCAGATACTTTCAACTTTAGTAAATCACCTACACGCAATCCTGTATTGATTCCAATGAGGAAAAGAATATAATCACGTTGACCACAGTATTTTTGTAAGCTCCATTTCATGTCTTCAACTAATTCTTTACTTCTAATTGGTTGTACGTTTTTAATCTGATTCATTTTACTTACCCCTTTCACCTCAATGAAATCAACGTATTGAATGTACGTTTATTATAACTAATTTCATTTTATTGGTAAAATAGGTAAAAGTCAATAAAATCAGCAAAATGAATGTAAGTTAATTAGTAAAAACCTACATTCGTTAAAAGAAACATTTTATCCAATTATTCCTCTACTTCAATCGTATCAAATACCTGCTTAATATCATTGTCGTTAAAGTTGTTACCAGTAGGAGAATCTAGAGCGATTTCCATTTTACTAACCGCTTTACCTAATGACTGATCTGCAATATATTTTAATGCGTCCAACCTGACTTTCTCCGACTCTCCGTTCATTGCCAAATTATATATCTCATTGACAGTTCTATTAACTTTGCCCATTAAAAAATTCTGTCCCTGAGTTTTCATTTCACGTTTAAGCCTGTCGACTTCCGCAATCATTTCAGGTGACTTTTCCCATAACCACAAGGTTCCCCGATTAATTCCTACTTCCATTGCTATATCTTGCTTTTCCATCATTCCACTTGCAATTAAAAATGCTGCATGTTGTTTATTTTGTGGTAATTCTTTCACTATTTCACCCCCAACAATTCAACGTGAATTAGACATTAAAAAAACACCCATTACAGGTGTCATAATCACTTCTTAGGCTTCTCACCATATTTTTCTACATTATCCAAAACAGCCTTCTGAAACGGTCTAAGATTATCAGTCCTCCATTGTTCCTTATGTTCATCACTACAGAATTCCTTTTGACCTTTTTCCAATACAACCTTACACTGTTTACATTTCTTTTTAAACATACCAATAACCCCCATTATCCATTTTATCTACCTACGAATATTATCGGTTAGAGGTTTCATCATTTATCTTTCCAAAAGTGTTACAGTATCAACTATGATCTCATCATCTAAGTGCACAATTCTTTCTTCAAAATACTTAAATTGTCCTTCTAAATTCTTTTGAATCTCTTCACAGCTCTCACGAATACTATCAAATACTTCTTCACTTAACCTCTGATCATGCTCAACCCTAGATTGCTGCCACTTTCTTAAACGCTTATTCTCTTCATGTAAATCAATACACAAGCTGCAAACAAGAGAAAATGCAATTAAAGTGATAATAGTAATAATAAACACTTAATCAACTCCAATTCATAATAAAAAGCCGCCACAAAGGACAGCTAAATATTTATTAAGATTGTATTTCATTCTTCTCTTCATCAATTTCATCTTTAGAAATCATTTTCCTAACCACTCTAAGAAGGATTAACATAAGCAAAATAGTCCCACAGAATCCCACAACAGTATCTAAATTTATATTAACTGAGCCAATTGGAAAGAAGTTATCAAATAGACCAATAAAATTAATATCCTTACCATCTACACCTGGTAAAGTATAGATTGAAAAGATTACATAATTCTGTGATTCTGTAACTATTTCTGCGGTTTTCTCTGCAAATAAATAAGCAGCAACTTCTTCAATAAAACCTTCACTTTTGTTAAGAGCTAGACCTTCTGCAAAAATTACAAACTCCGTTTTATCAGGATTTGTAATAGCCATCATAATAAGTATGCCAACTATGATAAGTACTTTTTTCAAAATCTCCACCCCTTTTGCTTTTTATTTCTACAAAAGGTGATGTTTTCCTTTAGAATTGAAAGTTCCACTTTATAGCGTATTCATCCACCACATTAATCCTATTGTCCAACTAACACCCAATATTAACAATGTCACTTGCTTAGGTAGTTTCCTTGTCATAATGACTACAACTAAAGAAATCACAACAAATATAATTAATAAAATAAATATTGGTGCAGCAGGTAGTAAAGTCTCAAGATTTAAAATTTGTACTGGCTCTTCCATCATCTCACCTCATAATAAATATCGGTATGAGGTAACTGAGATTCAATATAAAATCACTCAAATTTCTTGATACTTTAATCTACAACTTATTATCATAATGTCCTTTTGAAAGTTCATCTTTAATCACGTTTTTCAATTCAATTAACTTTTCATAATTACTATGTATATACTGTCCATCTTCTTCAGTGTAGTCATCTTGTTCTTTTTTTATTATTTCCATTAGCCTGTATACATTCAAAAATATTTCTTCAAGTAAATTTGATACTCTCTCAGAAAAAAACAAATCATAATTAAAGCAATAATCGTTTGCAATATTGACCTCTTCAAATATTTCTAATAACTTTGCATCCTTAATCTGTTTCTTTATTTCTTCTAATGAGTCAGGACCCTTTTCCCAAAGATGCAAAATTAAATCTATCCGTTCAGCAGATATCTTAAATTTTGAAAGATAATCTGTGAATACGTTCTTACTTAATAACAAACCTGTTGGAACTGTAGAATGAAAGTAGAAACTTCTAATATTCCTATGCATCCTTAAGATCAAACCGTATAATTCAGGATAGTATTCATGTCTTTTGCTGGAATATAAACCAAAGTCATGTATTTTTCTTTGATAATCAAATCTAGTATGTTCAGCAATTAAAGACAAATCATGTTTATGATTCTCAAGAGCAGTACTGAAATAGCTATTAATCTTACTTTTGATAAGAGCTCTTATAGAAAACAAAAGAACACCAGATAAAACAGATACACTTGCAATATACCCTAATACTTCAAAAATTGTTTTCATCCATATCCACCCCTCGACATTATATTGTCAAAAGGTGGAATAAATTGCAATATTAAAAGCACCTCCCAAGAAATGAGGTGCTGCTACTTATTAGTAATTTGATGAATTTAATTCATTATCGTGCAAATTAGCTTCATCAACTGTCATACTAACTCCAATTGAAACGATTTCTTCTTTTTTGATTCGATATTCGACCCAATTACTATCGACAAAGGTATACCATTCACCATTGTTCAGGTTAAGAATATCATTTCCAATTTTGCTTCTATCGTCTTCTTTGATAAAATAAGAAAATGTTTGCCCGTTAGACAAACCAATAGTAACTTGACGTTCTTCCATTCTCCACACCTCCCCTCTCATCAAATAATAAATGAAACAGGAAGATGTTATACTACTGTGAATATATCCTTCAGAATTTTACCTTTTACCTCTAAAACAACCCCATTACCAGTTGCATTAAACTTGTTTTTCTC encodes the following:
- a CDS encoding tyrosine-type recombinase/integrase — encoded protein: MNQIKNVQPIRSKELVEDMKWSLQKYCGQRDYILFLIGINTGLRVGDLLKLKVSDLKRKKKLVIQEGKTDKIRTIQLSNIYDEVQNYIDTVNSVWLFPSRKGDKPITSTQAYRQLNKAAEMVDITEGIGTHTMRKTFGYWFYKQTKDVAKLQYILNHTKPEVTFRYIGITEEEIEEDLNNFVL
- a CDS encoding phBC6A51 family helix-turn-helix protein, with product MKELPQNKQHAAFLIASGMMEKQDIAMEVGINRGTLWLWEKSPEMIAEVDRLKREMKTQGQNFLMGKVNRTVNEIYNLAMNGESEKVRLDALKYIADQSLGKAVSKMEIALDSPTGNNFNDNDIKQVFDTIEVEE